In one window of bacterium DNA:
- the murG gene encoding undecaprenyldiphospho-muramoylpentapeptide beta-N-acetylglucosaminyltransferase, with protein MSKRILIAAGGTGGHIYPAIVLGHELQNEFNLNVFFAGTKKGIGKDIFTREKFRFELFDIDGLSRKFNFSLFSGFWKLIKVFLKALFLFNKFKPDVVIGMGGYVTPPIVLAAILYNIPTVIHEQNVIPGLANRFLNKLVDQTTIAFPEARRFFKNAIITGNPVRSTIELVKKETGIRNLNLEHGKITLFIFGGSQGSHNLNEIFRDTLVLLERKGLELQFIIMTGENDWEKMDEFCRGLRFKSVVRPFFYNIEDAYAASDLIISRAGALSISEICASGKPAIFIPYPYAAGNHQYFNAKRLEEKGGGIIIEEKELAPEKLAKAISDLLDNKAGLIRMGERNSGLYQKGASRILALNVLALIK; from the coding sequence ATGTCAAAAAGAATACTTATTGCAGCAGGCGGGACGGGCGGGCATATTTATCCGGCAATTGTTCTGGGACATGAATTGCAAAACGAATTCAATCTGAATGTTTTTTTTGCCGGCACAAAAAAAGGTATCGGGAAAGATATTTTTACAAGAGAAAAATTTAGATTTGAGTTATTTGATATTGACGGACTAAGCAGGAAATTTAATTTTTCGCTTTTTTCCGGTTTCTGGAAATTGATAAAGGTTTTTTTAAAAGCGTTATTTTTATTCAATAAATTTAAGCCGGATGTTGTAATAGGAATGGGGGGATATGTTACTCCCCCCATAGTTTTAGCGGCGATTTTATACAATATCCCCACAGTCATACATGAACAGAACGTTATTCCCGGGTTAGCCAACAGGTTTTTAAACAAACTGGTTGATCAAACAACAATCGCTTTCCCGGAGGCACGGCGTTTTTTTAAAAATGCAATTATTACCGGGAACCCTGTTAGATCGACCATTGAACTTGTGAAAAAAGAAACGGGAATACGTAACCTGAATTTAGAGCATGGAAAAATTACTCTTTTTATTTTTGGAGGCAGCCAGGGGAGCCATAATCTTAATGAGATTTTTAGAGATACTTTAGTATTATTGGAAAGAAAAGGGCTGGAATTACAATTTATTATAATGACAGGGGAAAATGACTGGGAAAAAATGGATGAGTTTTGCCGCGGCCTTCGTTTTAAATCAGTTGTCCGGCCGTTTTTTTATAATATTGAAGACGCGTATGCGGCGAGCGATTTAATAATTTCCCGCGCGGGGGCATTAAGTATTTCAGAAATTTGTGCCAGCGGGAAACCGGCAATATTTATTCCTTATCCTTACGCGGCAGGGAATCATCAGTATTTCAACGCGAAAAGGCTTGAAGAAAAAGGCGGGGGTATAATTATTGAGGAAAAGGAACTGGCCCCGGAAAAGCTCGCGAAGGCGATTTCTGATTTGCTGGATAATAAGGCAGGATTAATAAGAATGGGCGAGCGAAACAGCGGATTGTATCAAAAAGGCGCTTCCAGGATTCTTGCTTTAAATGTTTTGGCGCTGATAAAATAA
- the murC gene encoding UDP-N-acetylmuramate--L-alanine ligase — protein sequence MLPRDRKIHFVGIGGSGMSGIAEVLLNLGFQVTGSDLKSSQVTKRLEDLGGGIFYSHERGNINNADVVVMSSAVAYDNPEIIAALEKKVPVIPRAEMLAEIMRMKSGIAIAGSHGKTTTTSFIGSILVKAEMDPTIVNGGIFNSLGTNAKLGQGDYFVAEADESDGSFLLLSPVFAIVTNIDLEHLDYYRDLDHIKDTYLRFINKVPFYGSSIICLDEPNIQSIIPRIKKKFITYGLKTQADMVAKNIQIEPMNIQFDVFYHDKNLGKFSLHAAGIHNVDNALAAITCALELGIDIEKIRETLLEFKGVKRRFQIKAEIGGIMIIDDYGHHPTEIEATLNAARTGWGRRIVLAFQPHRFTRTKALLEQFGRCFYQADELIIGPIYPAGEKPIPGITGESIVESAKKYGQKNVRYIPEKNKILEYILSIVRQGDMVFTMGAGDIWEVGENLIEKLKYRNFIFMPK from the coding sequence ATGCTTCCAAGAGACCGTAAAATACATTTTGTCGGAATCGGCGGTTCAGGTATGAGCGGGATTGCCGAAGTTTTGCTTAACCTGGGGTTTCAGGTTACGGGTTCGGATTTAAAAAGCAGCCAGGTTACAAAAAGGCTGGAAGATTTAGGCGGGGGGATATTTTATTCACATGAGAGAGGAAATATTAATAATGCGGATGTTGTTGTCATGTCTTCAGCGGTTGCATATGATAATCCGGAGATAATTGCCGCGTTGGAAAAAAAAGTACCGGTTATACCGCGCGCCGAAATGCTGGCTGAAATAATGCGGATGAAGTCAGGGATTGCTATCGCAGGGTCCCATGGGAAAACGACTACAACCTCTTTTATTGGTTCTATTCTGGTAAAAGCTGAAATGGACCCGACTATTGTTAACGGGGGTATTTTTAATAGTTTGGGTACAAATGCAAAATTAGGGCAGGGAGATTATTTTGTCGCGGAAGCAGATGAAAGTGACGGTTCTTTTCTTCTGCTTTCTCCTGTTTTCGCGATTGTCACGAATATCGATTTGGAACATCTTGATTATTACAGGGATTTAGATCATATAAAAGATACTTATCTTCGGTTTATTAATAAAGTGCCTTTTTACGGTAGCAGTATAATCTGCCTGGATGAACCAAATATTCAAAGCATTATTCCCCGCATAAAAAAGAAATTTATTACATATGGATTAAAAACACAGGCTGATATGGTGGCCAAGAATATACAGATAGAGCCGATGAATATACAGTTTGATGTATTTTATCACGATAAAAATCTTGGCAAATTTAGTTTGCATGCCGCAGGAATTCATAATGTTGATAATGCGTTGGCCGCAATTACCTGCGCATTGGAATTGGGTATAGATATTGAAAAAATCAGGGAGACGCTTTTAGAATTCAAAGGCGTTAAACGGCGTTTTCAGATTAAGGCGGAAATCGGCGGCATTATGATAATCGATGATTACGGACATCATCCGACGGAAATAGAAGCAACCCTGAATGCCGCGAGGACAGGATGGGGAAGAAGAATTGTTCTTGCTTTTCAGCCCCATCGTTTTACAAGGACCAAGGCCTTGCTTGAACAGTTCGGGCGGTGCTTTTACCAGGCGGATGAATTGATTATAGGGCCTATTTATCCGGCGGGTGAAAAACCTATTCCCGGCATAACAGGTGAATCAATAGTAGAATCAGCTAAAAAGTACGGTCAGAAAAATGTCCGGTATATCCCGGAAAAGAATAAGATTCTTGAATATATTTTATCAATTGTCAGGCAGGGGGACATGGTTTTTACCATGGGCGCGGGGGATATATGGGAGGTGGGCGAGAATCTGATTGAAAAATTAAAATACAGAAATTTTATTTTTATGCCGAAATAA
- the murF gene encoding UDP-N-acetylmuramoyl-tripeptide--D-alanyl-D-alanine ligase gives MILLTLGEIREAVGGKIFGDFNPKEKISGISTDSRTIKKGETFFAIKGEKFDGSKFSGDALKRGSSAIVVSNDSENIEYKNVIYVRDTKKALMDLALYYRKKINPRVYGITGSNGKTTTKDILALLLKNTYKTTESKGSFNNEIGLPLTVLQMSKNTKVLVLEMGMSGKGELNRLFKIALPDVGLITNVGPAHLAHFSSLEEIAAAKSELIENLAKNKFAVLNKDDCFYDYFKSKTRAKIIDFGIKNKSGFMAGNISLLPFKGSTFILNAHGKKIKIKTSLPGLHNVYNILAAVAAASIFENDLNYLAEELKNASLPKMRLEGIKLKGIKIVNDAYNANPNSVAAGLKELGNYKALGNKIFVFGGMLELGSDSGNYHRQIGEEAVRQGVDYLVIRESEETIAASCAAIKYGMDKNKVFSAKTNEDIVNILLSFMKKGDVVLFKGSRAVYLEEAVELLKFRIRRGRF, from the coding sequence ATGATTTTATTAACATTAGGGGAAATCCGGGAGGCGGTTGGCGGGAAAATTTTTGGTGATTTTAATCCAAAAGAAAAAATTTCGGGGATCTCTACCGACTCGCGGACAATAAAAAAAGGTGAAACCTTTTTTGCCATTAAGGGGGAGAAATTTGACGGGTCGAAGTTTTCAGGTGATGCTTTAAAAAGGGGCTCGTCCGCAATTGTTGTTTCAAATGATTCAGAAAATATTGAATATAAAAATGTAATTTATGTCCGGGACACGAAAAAAGCCCTGATGGATTTGGCATTATATTACCGTAAAAAAATCAATCCGAGGGTTTACGGCATTACCGGCAGCAATGGCAAAACCACAACGAAAGACATCCTGGCATTATTATTAAAAAACACTTATAAAACAACAGAAAGCAAGGGCAGTTTTAACAATGAAATAGGGCTCCCTTTGACAGTTTTGCAGATGTCAAAAAATACAAAGGTTCTGGTCCTGGAAATGGGGATGTCGGGAAAAGGGGAGCTTAACAGGCTTTTCAAAATCGCCCTGCCTGATGTTGGGCTTATTACAAACGTCGGTCCCGCGCATCTTGCCCATTTTTCTTCGCTTGAAGAAATTGCGGCCGCCAAATCGGAATTGATTGAAAACCTGGCAAAAAATAAATTTGCTGTATTGAATAAAGATGATTGTTTTTATGATTATTTTAAGTCAAAAACCAGGGCGAAAATTATTGATTTTGGGATAAAAAATAAAAGCGGTTTCATGGCCGGGAATATCAGTTTACTCCCTTTCAAGGGGAGCACGTTTATACTGAATGCGCATGGCAAAAAAATAAAAATAAAAACTTCTTTACCGGGCCTTCATAATGTGTATAATATCTTAGCCGCCGTGGCGGCTGCCAGCATATTTGAAAATGATTTAAATTATCTGGCGGAAGAACTTAAAAATGCGTCCCTTCCAAAAATGAGGCTGGAAGGGATTAAATTAAAAGGTATTAAAATAGTAAATGACGCGTATAATGCCAACCCGAATTCAGTTGCCGCGGGATTAAAAGAATTAGGGAATTATAAAGCTTTGGGAAACAAAATTTTTGTGTTCGGCGGTATGCTGGAACTCGGGAGTGATTCAGGCAATTATCATAGGCAGATAGGTGAGGAGGCAGTCAGGCAGGGTGTTGATTATCTCGTAATAAGGGAATCTGAAGAGACTATTGCGGCATCTTGTGCCGCGATAAAATACGGTATGGATAAAAATAAAGTTTTTTCTGCAAAAACAAATGAGGATATTGTTAATATTTTGTTATCATTTATGAAAAAAGGGGATGTTGTTCTTTTTAAAGGGTCGCGTGCGGTGTACCTGGAAGAGGCAGTAGAATTGTTGAAATTTAGGATTCGTAGGGGCAGGTTCTAA
- the mraY gene encoding phospho-N-acetylmuramoyl-pentapeptide-transferase — translation MFYYLYLLLYKQGTIFSGLRIFRYITVRSVFAAITAFLVSIIFGPWIIRRLKAMRANQPIRRDGPETHFKKSGTPTMGGMLIIFSVILSCLFWSNLSNSKVWIVLFVTVWLGLIGFIDDYIKLTQKNSKGLSVSFKLISQVILGLLLGFYLYKYPLDIGALWNYKIDDANYMKYLNTKYMTQLAVPFFKNVLWNLSWFYIPFAALVIVGSSNAVNLTDGLDGLAIGAIVFSSISFLGMSYVSGNWTFSQYLNIFYVEGSGELTVICAAIIGAGLGFLWYNTYPAEVFMGDTGSLALGGALGTIAILTKKELTLVIVGGVFVIEAVSVIIQVLVFRLTGRRVFRMSPVHHHYEMKGWPEPKVVVRFWIICIVFTLLSLATLKIR, via the coding sequence ATGTTTTACTATTTATACCTTTTATTATATAAACAAGGCACTATTTTTTCCGGCCTTCGGATTTTCAGGTATATCACCGTGCGGTCGGTATTTGCCGCTATAACGGCGTTTCTTGTAAGTATAATTTTCGGGCCGTGGATTATACGCCGCCTTAAAGCGATGAGAGCAAACCAGCCGATCAGGCGGGATGGCCCTGAGACTCATTTCAAAAAATCCGGCACGCCTACAATGGGAGGAATGTTAATAATCTTTTCAGTTATCCTGTCCTGCCTTTTCTGGAGCAATTTAAGCAACAGCAAGGTCTGGATAGTCCTTTTTGTTACAGTCTGGCTTGGATTGATAGGGTTTATTGATGATTATATCAAATTGACACAGAAAAATTCAAAAGGGCTTTCGGTTTCGTTTAAATTAATCAGCCAGGTCATCCTCGGCCTCCTTCTGGGATTTTATCTTTACAAATACCCGCTTGATATCGGAGCGCTATGGAACTATAAAATAGACGACGCGAATTATATGAAATATCTGAACACAAAATATATGACTCAATTGGCCGTGCCGTTTTTTAAAAATGTATTGTGGAATTTATCGTGGTTTTATATTCCTTTTGCCGCACTCGTAATAGTGGGGAGTTCCAATGCGGTAAATTTGACTGACGGCCTGGACGGTCTTGCCATCGGGGCTATAGTTTTTTCGTCGATTTCATTTTTAGGCATGAGTTATGTTTCAGGCAACTGGACATTCAGCCAGTATTTAAATATTTTTTATGTTGAAGGGTCAGGCGAATTAACGGTGATTTGCGCGGCCATTATCGGCGCGGGACTCGGGTTTTTATGGTATAACACTTATCCTGCCGAGGTATTTATGGGCGATACCGGGTCCCTGGCGCTGGGAGGGGCCCTTGGAACAATAGCGATTCTTACTAAAAAAGAATTGACACTTGTAATTGTCGGGGGTGTTTTTGTTATCGAAGCAGTTTCAGTTATAATCCAGGTCCTGGTTTTCAGACTGACCGGCAGGAGGGTTTTTCGCATGTCGCCGGTCCATCATCATTATGAAATGAAGGGGTGGCCGGAGCCAAAGGTTGTCGTTCGTTTCTGGATAATTTGTATTGTATTTACGCTTTTAAGCCTGGCAACATTAAAGATAAGATAA
- the ftsW gene encoding putative lipid II flippase FtsW: MAARKVSDYKLFLIVLVLISIGIIMIYSASAMIAYENFGDSYYFLKKQLVWFLIGLFFVLITVNIDYHFWEKISKPLLIFGLILLGVVLIPRASKEIGIARRWIEIGGFRFQPTELIKLVIVIYMAGSLSRKQREVEVSFSAWFQDLVIIGFICGLVVLQPDFGTAVILAGTVLIMFFAAGVKIVHLLSIGLACLPVLYFLIFNSAYRMKRFLAFFDPWQDPQASGFQIIQSFLAFGSGGTFGLGLGESRQKLFYLPEAHTDFIFSIIGEELGFAGSLVVVIIFIGFILRAGRIVFKARDNFGCFLSLGILTVIGLEFLVNIGVVLGLLPTKGTPLPFISYGGSSLIFTMASVGILLNISKES; this comes from the coding sequence ATGGCGGCCAGGAAAGTATCGGATTATAAGCTTTTTCTTATTGTTCTTGTCCTGATAAGTATAGGTATTATTATGATTTACAGCGCAAGCGCAATGATAGCTTATGAAAATTTTGGCGATAGTTATTATTTCCTGAAAAAACAATTGGTCTGGTTTTTAATCGGGCTGTTTTTTGTTTTGATTACTGTAAACATAGATTATCATTTTTGGGAAAAAATCAGCAAGCCGCTTTTGATTTTCGGTTTAATTCTTTTAGGAGTTGTTTTAATACCGCGCGCAAGCAAAGAAATCGGAATCGCAAGACGGTGGATTGAAATCGGCGGATTCAGGTTCCAGCCTACGGAATTGATAAAACTTGTTATTGTAATTTATATGGCAGGTTCACTATCGAGGAAACAACGTGAAGTGGAAGTTTCTTTTTCCGCGTGGTTTCAGGATTTGGTAATAATAGGATTTATTTGCGGATTAGTTGTATTACAGCCTGATTTTGGGACGGCGGTGATTTTGGCAGGCACGGTTTTAATAATGTTTTTTGCGGCGGGAGTCAAAATTGTTCATCTTTTAAGCATTGGATTGGCCTGCCTGCCTGTGCTTTATTTTCTTATATTCAACAGCGCTTACCGTATGAAAAGGTTTTTGGCGTTTTTTGATCCGTGGCAGGACCCCCAGGCTTCCGGATTCCAGATTATACAGTCTTTTTTAGCGTTTGGTTCCGGCGGGACTTTTGGTCTCGGGTTGGGTGAAAGCAGGCAAAAACTATTTTATCTGCCTGAGGCGCATACGGATTTCATTTTTTCCATAATCGGCGAGGAGCTTGGTTTTGCCGGGTCACTGGTAGTTGTTATTATTTTTATCGGGTTCATATTGCGCGCGGGAAGGATTGTTTTTAAAGCGAGAGACAATTTTGGATGTTTTCTTAGTTTAGGAATATTGACTGTAATAGGATTGGAATTTTTGGTCAATATCGGAGTGGTCCTTGGATTATTGCCGACAAAGGGGACACCGCTTCCTTTTATAAGTTACGGCGGGTCTTCGCTGATATTTACCATGGCGTCAGTAGGAATTTTATTAAATATATCAAAAGAAAGCTAA
- the murD gene encoding UDP-N-acetylmuramoyl-L-alanine--D-glutamate ligase, protein MNLKNKKVSVLGSARTGLDSALFLKKKGASVFLSEKKPGRLWVKTRNILESEGIETEAGWHTDKVLKGTDFIVVSPGIPLNIPVLVKAGELNIPVISEIELAYVFCPCPIIAVGGTNGKTTTTTLLGKVFKKAGVPVVVAGNIGTTFISQIKNLTPGHIAVLEISSFQLEGIENFRPKVSITLNLTPDHLDRYLSMEDYEASKQRIFLNQGEKDYTILNFDDKIIKTWAGKTKAKVLYFSTKREVPAGSYLEGNDIIFSFNSSREKICFRSDIKLLGEHNISNVLAVITACKISNIANSVIKNTIKSFMGLKHRIEFVREIEGVKFYNDSKGTTVDSVVKAIESFNKPVILIAGGQDKNLDFTILKNLAKTKVKFLILIGEAKGKIRRALNGAVKIYESDTLENAVKNAKKFAGSGDIVLLSPGCASFDMFKDYEDRGNKFKKAVRNL, encoded by the coding sequence ATGAATTTAAAAAATAAGAAAGTTTCTGTTTTAGGTTCGGCAAGAACAGGCCTGGATTCTGCGCTGTTTTTGAAAAAAAAAGGTGCATCGGTTTTCCTTAGCGAGAAAAAACCCGGGAGACTTTGGGTTAAAACAAGGAATATTTTGGAAAGTGAAGGAATTGAAACGGAAGCCGGCTGGCACACGGATAAAGTTTTAAAAGGGACAGATTTTATTGTGGTAAGCCCGGGCATCCCCTTAAATATTCCTGTCCTTGTAAAGGCAGGGGAATTAAACATCCCGGTAATAAGTGAGATTGAGCTGGCATATGTTTTTTGTCCATGCCCTATTATTGCTGTCGGAGGGACTAACGGGAAAACAACTACAACCACGCTTTTAGGAAAGGTTTTTAAAAAAGCAGGAGTGCCTGTTGTTGTTGCCGGCAATATCGGGACGACTTTTATAAGCCAGATAAAAAATTTAACGCCGGGGCATATCGCGGTTCTTGAAATAAGCAGTTTCCAGCTGGAAGGTATTGAGAATTTTCGCCCTAAAGTAAGCATAACCTTAAATTTGACTCCAGATCATCTTGACAGGTATTTATCGATGGAAGATTATGAGGCTTCCAAACAGAGGATTTTTTTGAATCAGGGAGAGAAAGATTATACTATTTTGAATTTTGACGATAAGATTATTAAAACATGGGCGGGAAAAACAAAAGCAAAGGTTTTATATTTCAGTACAAAAAGAGAAGTGCCGGCGGGAAGTTATCTTGAAGGAAATGATATTATATTTTCCTTTAACAGCAGCAGGGAAAAAATTTGCTTCCGCAGTGACATCAAACTGCTTGGCGAGCATAACATAAGCAATGTGCTGGCGGTTATTACTGCCTGTAAAATAAGTAATATCGCAAACAGTGTTATAAAAAATACCATAAAGTCTTTTATGGGATTGAAACACCGGATTGAATTTGTGCGCGAGATTGAAGGTGTAAAATTTTACAATGATTCCAAGGGAACTACCGTGGATTCAGTCGTTAAAGCAATTGAAAGTTTTAATAAGCCTGTTATTCTTATAGCCGGCGGGCAGGATAAAAATTTGGATTTTACAATTCTTAAAAATTTGGCTAAAACCAAAGTGAAATTCCTTATTTTAATCGGCGAGGCAAAGGGAAAAATCAGGCGGGCATTAAATGGAGCGGTAAAAATATATGAAAGTGATACACTGGAAAACGCGGTAAAAAATGCGAAGAAATTTGCCGGTTCCGGAGATATAGTTTTACTTTCCCCGGGATGCGCGAGTTTTGATATGTTTAAAGATTATGAAGACAGGGGAAATAAATTTAAAAAAGCAGTGAGGAATTTATAA
- a CDS encoding FtsQ-type POTRA domain-containing protein produces MKYDKNVYLTKRRHSDTERLESRIKFFKSLGKTLMFLVGTAMVVSLFWITRNFVLVAPYFNVKNIVVTGNNAVSKDDIIKSAGISQGQNIFKLNLVKIQYKIKENPLFDKVYVKRSPPGRIEIQVEERKPVAFFNLKGDFYLVSENGIIFKKLSSVIYENLPIITNINLKNIILGSETNSVNLNTGLKIIKDIKDIQPDFLDYVSEINAGDVNEIIIYTDRGIKIKADKDTDKNKWLYVNRVIGIADTDKIPVGYLDVRYNKQIVLKPAEKLNINNIKRKT; encoded by the coding sequence ATGAAATATGACAAAAATGTATATTTAACAAAACGGCGGCATTCAGACACCGAGCGGCTGGAGTCAAGAATAAAGTTTTTTAAGTCGCTGGGGAAGACACTGATGTTTTTGGTTGGGACAGCAATGGTTGTTTCTTTATTTTGGATAACACGCAATTTTGTTCTGGTCGCCCCGTATTTTAATGTTAAAAACATTGTTGTTACAGGCAATAACGCTGTTTCAAAAGACGATATAATAAAATCAGCCGGTATATCACAGGGGCAGAATATTTTTAAATTAAATTTAGTCAAAATTCAATACAAGATTAAGGAAAATCCTTTATTTGATAAGGTATATGTTAAAAGGTCACCCCCCGGCAGAATAGAAATTCAGGTAGAAGAAAGGAAACCGGTGGCATTTTTTAATTTGAAAGGGGATTTTTATTTGGTTTCTGAAAATGGCATAATTTTTAAAAAATTATCATCAGTTATTTATGAGAACCTTCCGATAATAACTAATATAAATTTGAAGAATATTATTTTAGGCAGTGAAACTAATTCTGTTAATCTCAATACGGGGCTGAAAATAATAAAAGATATAAAGGACATCCAGCCTGATTTTCTGGATTACGTCTCGGAAATAAATGCGGGGGACGTAAACGAAATTATTATTTATACTGACAGGGGGATAAAAATAAAGGCCGATAAAGATACAGATAAAAATAAGTGGCTTTATGTGAACAGGGTGATTGGTATCGCAGACACAGATAAAATTCCGGTTGGTTATTTAGACGTCCGTTATAACAAACAAATTGTATTAAAACCGGCAGAAAAATTAAATATAAATAATATAAAACGTAAAACGTGA
- a CDS encoding D-alanine--D-alanine ligase: MNKKNIKEIKIGVLAGGNSSEREISLLSGKAVKKALDELGLKNKFIDVDKNIVFKLKRTGIDIAFLVLHGPGGEDGTIQGLLEIIGIPYTGSGVLASAAGMDKIFTKQILVANNIETPKFRILESGTAAAVGGAPRLKLPFVVKPSLQGSAVGVSIVSKKSEVKKAVDIAFSYDKKILIEEYIPGKEITVGILGDDALPVVEIVPKNKFYDFESKYKKGMSEHIVPARLPGAVYKEAQGIALKVHRTLGCRDVSRIDMIYNPGKGLYVLEINTIPGMTNVSLLPDAAKAAGVDFNEMVNRIVILAAKRAGLI, encoded by the coding sequence ATGAATAAAAAAAATATTAAAGAGATAAAAATCGGAGTGCTCGCCGGCGGAAATTCTTCTGAAAGAGAAATCTCTCTTTTAAGCGGTAAGGCCGTAAAAAAAGCGCTTGATGAATTGGGTTTAAAAAATAAATTCATCGATGTCGATAAGAATATTGTTTTTAAGTTAAAACGAACAGGAATTGATATTGCCTTTTTGGTTTTGCACGGGCCGGGCGGCGAGGATGGAACTATCCAGGGACTGTTGGAAATAATAGGTATTCCCTATACAGGTTCGGGTGTATTGGCTTCCGCCGCCGGGATGGATAAAATTTTTACCAAGCAGATACTGGTTGCAAATAATATAGAAACACCAAAATTCAGGATTTTGGAATCCGGCACGGCCGCGGCGGTTGGCGGAGCGCCACGGCTGAAATTACCGTTTGTCGTTAAACCGTCCCTGCAGGGATCGGCAGTCGGAGTCAGTATTGTTTCTAAAAAGTCCGAAGTTAAAAAGGCGGTAGACATTGCTTTTTCTTATGATAAAAAAATTTTAATAGAAGAATATATCCCGGGTAAAGAAATAACAGTCGGTATTCTCGGAGACGATGCTTTGCCGGTCGTGGAGATAGTCCCGAAAAATAAATTTTATGATTTTGAGTCAAAATACAAAAAAGGGATGTCGGAACATATTGTTCCCGCGAGGCTCCCGGGCGCTGTGTATAAAGAGGCACAGGGGATTGCGTTGAAAGTCCACAGGACACTGGGATGCCGTGATGTCTCGAGGATAGATATGATTTATAATCCCGGGAAAGGTTTATATGTCCTTGAAATAAATACTATCCCGGGAATGACAAATGTGAGCCTGCTTCCTGATGCGGCGAAAGCGGCAGGTGTTGATTTTAATGAAATGGTAAACCGTATAGTTATTCTGGCGGCTAAACGGGCGGGGTTAATATGA